A single genomic interval of Geotrypetes seraphini chromosome 1, aGeoSer1.1, whole genome shotgun sequence harbors:
- the LOC117350247 gene encoding olfactory receptor 1-like, with the protein MEQRNQSTVHEFLLLGLTEHEELRSLLFIVFLIMYMMNVLGNGTMILVIASNSQLHTAMYFFLCNLSFVDMCFSSVTVPKMLSNLISDSKNISFAECIAQLYFSIFFAGTECILLSIMAYDRYVAICIPLHYITIMNKKVCLSMSVASWIISFLHALLHTLLVYRLSFCKSNEVQHFFCDLAALLKLSCTDTFINELVIFAEASLLAMLPFLIILISYIRIIATILKIKSSGGRWKTFSTCSSHLTVVTLFYGTLFFMYFRPSSSYSMTKDRITSVVYNVLSPMLNPFIYSLRNRDVKMALKRALQKK; encoded by the coding sequence ATGGAACAGAGGAACCAGAGTACAGTACATGAATTTCTTCTCCTGGGCCTCACAGAACATGAGGAGCTACGAAGTCTTCTCTTTATAGTGTTCCTGATAATGTATATGATGAATGTGCTGGGAAATGGAACCATGATTTTAGTGATTGCTAGCAACTCACAGCTCCATACCGCCATGTATTTCTTCCTTTGCAATTTGTCTTTTGTAGACATGTGTTTCAGTTCCGTCACTGTCCCCAAAATGTTAAGTAACCTTATCTCTGACTCCAAAAATATCTCCTTCGCTGAGTGTATTGCCCAACTCTACTTCTCCATTTTCTTTGCTGGCACAGAATGTATACTCCTGTCTATCATGGCATATGATCGTTATGTTGCCATCTGCATTCCACTGCATTATATCACGATAATGAACAAGAAGGTATGCCTAAGTATGTCCGTGGCTTCCTGGATAATCAGCTTTTTGCATGCTTTGCTGCATACGCTTTTGGTATACCGACTTTCCTTCTGTAAGTCCAATGAGGTCCAGCACTTTTTCTGTGACCTTGCAGCACTGCTAAAACTATCATGCACAGACACTTTCATTAATGAACTGGTGATCTTTGCAGAGGCTTCGCTGTTAGCCATGTTACCCTTTTTGATTATCCTGATCTCCTACATTCGCATCATCGCTACCATCCTGAAGATCAAGTCCAGTGGTGGAAGGTGGAAGACCTTCTCTACCTGCTCCTCCCATCTCACTGTAGTAACGCTTTTTTATGGGACACTTTTCTTTATGTATTTCAGGCCTTCTTCCAGTTATTCCATGACAAAAGATAGAATCACCAGTGTAGTGTACAATGTTCTCTCTCCCATGCTCAACCCATTCATTTACAGCCTCAGGAACAGAGATGTGAAGATGGCACTGAAGAGAGCCCTACAGAAAAAATGA